The following proteins are encoded in a genomic region of Clostridium kluyveri:
- a CDS encoding class I SAM-dependent methyltransferase: protein MNESKIKKAYAISKNIYDDTLTQTKWWSKLYIWFFWGGINDIEIANKVLKIIPDDFAGKLLDVPVGTGVFTLNKYSMLPNAQITCVDYSEDMLLQAQKRFSHSKLKNINYMQGDVGNLEFNNETFDIILSMNGFHAFPDKEKAFLETTRVLKKGGIFCGCFYIKGQCKRTDFIVNSLLAKKGWFTPPFQSIEELRLKLSSLYSNIEIDNQKSMVYFRCIK from the coding sequence ATGAATGAAAGCAAAATTAAAAAAGCATATGCGATTTCGAAAAACATTTATGATGATACACTAACTCAAACAAAATGGTGGTCTAAACTGTATATATGGTTTTTTTGGGGTGGTATAAATGATATAGAAATCGCTAATAAGGTCTTAAAAATAATTCCAGATGATTTTGCCGGAAAATTGCTTGATGTACCAGTTGGCACTGGGGTATTCACATTAAATAAATACAGCATGTTACCAAATGCCCAAATAACCTGTGTAGATTATTCAGAGGATATGCTGCTTCAGGCCCAAAAAAGATTTTCCCATAGTAAACTTAAAAATATTAATTATATGCAAGGTGATGTGGGAAATCTAGAATTCAATAATGAAACATTTGATATTATACTTTCCATGAATGGATTCCACGCTTTCCCTGATAAAGAAAAAGCATTTTTAGAGACAACACGTGTTCTAAAAAAAGGTGGTATCTTTTGCGGGTGTTTTTATATTAAAGGACAATGTAAACGCACAGATTTCATAGTCAACTCTCTACTGGCAAAAAAAGGTTGGTTTACACCGCCCTTTCAATCCATTGAAGAATTAAGATTAAAATTATCTTCATTGTACTCTAATATTGAGATTGATAATCAAAAATCAATGGTTTATTTTAGATGCATCAAATAA
- the miaB gene encoding tRNA (N6-isopentenyl adenosine(37)-C2)-methylthiotransferase MiaB yields the protein MEDKFRNKSFFISTYGCQMNEEDSEKLSGILKKMGYKRAENKFSADLIIFNTCCVRENAELKVYGNLGALKKFKKQRPELIIALCGCMMQQKGMAEKIIKKFPFVDIIFGTHNAYKFPEYLNRVNQQNISVIEIQDKEDGIVEGVPIDRESSVKAFVTIMYGCNNFCAYCIVPYVRGRERSRKPGDIENEIKELVSKGYKEVTLLGQNVNSYGKNLNPRVNFSELLRRINNVDGIKRIRFMTSHPKDLTDDVIDVISECDKICEHIHLPVQSGSTCILKKMNRNYSKEQYLALVSKIKHKIPHASITTDIIVGFPGETEEDFEETLKLAEEVEFDSAFTFIYSKREGTPAYKIEEQISDDVKHERFNRLVEVINKSAAKKNKVYEGRIEEVLVEGPSKNDSTKLMGRTRTGKLVNFQGDKAFIGELVKVEITKATSFSLLGRQI from the coding sequence ATGGAAGATAAATTTAGAAATAAAAGTTTCTTTATTTCTACATATGGATGCCAGATGAATGAAGAGGATTCAGAAAAATTATCTGGAATACTAAAAAAGATGGGATATAAAAGAGCAGAAAATAAATTTTCCGCGGACTTGATCATATTTAATACCTGTTGTGTAAGAGAAAATGCAGAACTTAAGGTATATGGAAATTTGGGAGCTTTAAAAAAATTTAAAAAGCAAAGGCCTGAACTTATAATAGCCTTATGTGGTTGTATGATGCAGCAAAAAGGTATGGCAGAAAAAATAATAAAAAAATTTCCCTTTGTGGATATAATATTTGGAACTCATAATGCATATAAGTTTCCAGAGTATTTAAATAGGGTAAACCAGCAGAATATATCCGTAATAGAAATACAAGATAAAGAAGATGGAATTGTAGAGGGAGTTCCAATAGATAGAGAAAGCAGTGTAAAAGCTTTTGTAACTATAATGTATGGCTGTAATAATTTCTGTGCGTACTGTATAGTACCTTATGTAAGGGGACGTGAGAGAAGCAGAAAACCAGGGGATATTGAGAATGAAATAAAAGAACTGGTTTCAAAGGGATATAAGGAAGTTACGCTGCTGGGCCAAAATGTAAATTCTTATGGAAAAAATCTAAATCCAAGGGTAAATTTCAGTGAACTTTTAAGGAGAATTAATAATGTAGATGGAATTAAAAGAATTAGATTTATGACCTCCCATCCTAAAGATCTAACGGATGATGTAATAGATGTAATATCGGAATGTGATAAAATATGTGAACACATACATCTACCTGTACAATCAGGTTCTACCTGTATACTTAAGAAAATGAATAGAAATTATTCTAAGGAACAGTACTTGGCTCTTGTAAGTAAAATAAAACACAAAATTCCACATGCATCTATAACTACAGATATAATTGTGGGTTTTCCCGGTGAAACAGAAGAAGATTTTGAAGAGACATTAAAACTGGCAGAAGAAGTGGAATTTGATTCTGCATTTACATTTATATATTCCAAAAGAGAAGGTACTCCTGCCTATAAAATAGAGGAGCAAATTTCTGATGATGTAAAACATGAGAGATTTAACAGGCTTGTAGAGGTAATAAATAAATCTGCTGCTAAAAAAAATAAAGTCTATGAAGGAAGAATAGAAGAAGTATTGGTAGAAGGCCCTAGTAAAAATGACAGTACAAAACTTATGGGAAGGACCAGAACTGGAAAGTTAGTTAATTTTCAAGGAGACAAAGCTTTTATAGGTGAATTGGTAAAGGTTGAAATAACTAAAGCAACTTCTTTTTCCCTTTTAGGTAGACAGATATGA
- the mutS gene encoding DNA mismatch repair protein MutS — protein sequence MGLTPMMKQYMEIKENYKDCILFFRLGDFYEMFFDDAKIAAAELELVLTARECGLKEKAPMCGIPYHAAKSYIGRMVNKGYKIAICEQLEDPAQSKGIVKRGIIKVITPGTYMDTYFLDENENNYIMCLYINNKGTNCALCFADISTGEFNCTDTPFNLSVILDEICKFNPREMIIQENIDSNILQGIVEVFNETFSRVDECYFQRGEEVLGEQFKDLSLREYTPEVIKCCGALIKYIQHTQKTNLSHINKFQYYNIVDYLTIDINSRRNLEIVESLRESKKKGSLLGVIDKTNTSMGGRQLRKWIEQPLIDRNKIIERLDSVEEILNNVCYHEDLKEALKNIYDIERLAGKISSKSVNAKELNSLKSSIEKIPDIKAILSNFETSLLKNMYKNLDELRDIYMLLDKAILDNPSVSLKEGNLIKEGYDSEIDRLKEAKVKGKDWIASLETSERELTKIKSLKIGYNKVFGYYIEVTKSNLNLVPEHRYIRKQTLSNAERYITPELKEMEDKILGAEEKLIYLEYNAFAEVRDKVEKEVSRMQNSARIISEVDCLASLARAALENNYCKPEITLSDRVFIEEGRHPVVENMLSTGEFVSNDTDIDTGENQLLLITGPNMAGKSTYMRQVALITIMAQIGSFVPAKSASISICDKIFTRIGASDDLASGKSTFMVEMWEVSNILKNATNKSLILLDEVGRGTSTYDGLSIAWSVIEYICRESKLRCKTLFATHYHELTKLEGKIKGVKNYCVSVKEVENNIVFLRKIIRGGADQSYGIEVAKLAGLPEEVLKRAREILNSLETEKTKESMEGTNLPKKKKEEKTSSQGEQLKFLDIEKENLINEIGDIDILNMTPMEGFNKLYDIIKKVKSI from the coding sequence GTGGGATTGACTCCAATGATGAAGCAGTATATGGAAATAAAAGAAAATTATAAAGATTGTATACTGTTTTTTAGGTTAGGCGATTTTTACGAGATGTTTTTCGACGATGCAAAAATAGCTGCTGCGGAACTGGAATTGGTACTTACAGCAAGAGAATGTGGACTTAAAGAAAAAGCGCCCATGTGCGGAATACCCTATCATGCTGCAAAGTCATATATAGGCAGGATGGTGAATAAAGGATATAAGATAGCCATATGTGAACAACTGGAGGATCCTGCACAGTCTAAGGGTATTGTAAAGAGGGGAATTATTAAAGTTATAACTCCCGGGACTTATATGGATACCTACTTTTTAGATGAAAATGAAAATAATTATATAATGTGTTTGTACATAAACAATAAAGGTACTAATTGTGCACTATGTTTTGCAGATATATCCACAGGAGAATTTAATTGTACAGACACTCCTTTTAATTTATCCGTAATTTTAGATGAAATATGCAAGTTTAACCCAAGGGAAATGATAATTCAGGAGAATATAGATTCCAATATACTTCAGGGCATAGTGGAAGTTTTTAATGAAACTTTTAGCAGGGTAGATGAATGTTACTTCCAAAGGGGAGAAGAAGTATTAGGGGAACAGTTTAAGGATTTAAGTTTAAGGGAATATACACCTGAAGTTATAAAATGCTGTGGTGCTTTAATTAAGTATATACAACATACCCAAAAGACCAATCTTTCTCATATAAATAAATTTCAATATTATAATATAGTAGATTATTTAACTATAGACATAAATTCCAGAAGAAATCTAGAAATTGTGGAAAGTCTCAGGGAAAGCAAGAAAAAGGGTTCCCTACTTGGAGTTATAGATAAGACTAATACTTCCATGGGGGGAAGACAGCTTAGAAAGTGGATAGAGCAGCCTCTCATAGATAGGAATAAAATAATAGAGAGATTGGACTCAGTGGAGGAAATTTTAAATAATGTATGTTATCATGAAGACTTAAAGGAAGCTTTAAAGAATATATATGATATTGAAAGATTAGCAGGAAAAATATCCTCTAAAAGTGTAAATGCAAAAGAATTGAATTCTTTAAAAAGCTCCATAGAAAAGATACCTGATATAAAGGCCATATTGTCTAATTTTGAAACAAGTTTATTAAAGAATATGTATAAAAATTTAGATGAGTTAAGAGATATTTATATGTTATTGGATAAGGCTATACTAGATAACCCCTCTGTTTCTCTTAAAGAAGGAAATCTGATAAAAGAAGGGTATGATAGCGAAATAGATAGGTTAAAGGAGGCAAAAGTTAAAGGTAAAGACTGGATAGCATCTCTTGAGACCAGTGAAAGAGAACTTACTAAAATAAAATCCTTAAAGATAGGATATAATAAAGTATTTGGATATTATATTGAGGTAACTAAAAGCAATTTAAATCTGGTGCCGGAACACAGATACATAAGAAAGCAGACTCTATCAAATGCAGAAAGGTACATAACCCCAGAGTTAAAAGAAATGGAAGATAAAATTTTAGGTGCAGAGGAAAAATTGATATATTTAGAATATAATGCTTTTGCAGAAGTAAGGGATAAAGTAGAAAAAGAAGTTAGCAGAATGCAGAATTCAGCTAGAATAATTTCAGAGGTGGATTGTTTAGCTTCTCTTGCAAGAGCTGCCCTTGAAAATAATTACTGCAAACCTGAAATAACTCTTTCAGACAGAGTGTTTATAGAGGAAGGAAGACATCCTGTAGTGGAGAATATGCTTTCTACAGGAGAATTTGTATCCAATGATACAGATATTGACACGGGAGAAAATCAACTTCTTTTGATAACGGGACCCAATATGGCAGGAAAATCCACTTATATGCGTCAGGTGGCCTTGATTACCATCATGGCTCAAATAGGCAGTTTTGTACCTGCTAAAAGTGCTTCTATATCTATATGTGATAAGATATTTACAAGAATAGGTGCCTCTGATGATCTGGCCTCTGGAAAGAGTACTTTCATGGTTGAGATGTGGGAGGTCTCAAATATTCTTAAAAATGCCACTAATAAGAGTTTAATATTATTAGACGAAGTGGGTAGAGGAACAAGTACCTATGATGGATTAAGTATAGCCTGGTCTGTAATAGAATATATATGCAGGGAAAGTAAGCTTAGATGTAAGACTTTATTTGCAACTCATTATCATGAACTTACTAAATTGGAAGGTAAAATAAAAGGGGTAAAAAATTATTGTGTATCTGTTAAAGAAGTGGAAAACAACATAGTTTTTTTAAGAAAGATTATAAGAGGAGGGGCAGATCAGTCCTATGGTATTGAAGTAGCAAAACTGGCGGGCCTTCCAGAGGAAGTTCTAAAGAGAGCACGGGAAATACTAAATAGTCTTGAAACTGAAAAGACAAAAGAAAGTATGGAAGGAACCAATCTGCCAAAGAAAAAGAAAGAAGAAAAGACTTCCAGCCAGGGAGAGCAGTTAAAATTTCTAGATATAGAAAAAGAAAATTTAATCAATGAAATTGGGGATATAGATATATTAAATATGACCCCTATGGAAGGGTTTAACAAACTTTATGATATAATAAAGAAAGTTAAGTCTATTTGA
- the mutL gene encoding DNA mismatch repair endonuclease MutL: MKRINLLDMDTSNKIAAGEVVEGPSSVVKELLENSIDSGAKNITIEIEDGGQKSIRIIDDGVGIHPEDVEKAFMPHATSKISTLEDLNKIYTMGFRGEALSSIAAVSHVILRSKVKDEFNYGREISISGGVLNYIQDTGCNIGTTVLVKDLFFNVPARKKFLKSSGREGALISDIINRLSLANPNIVFKFFRDGKKSLVTYGSGELMDVIRCIYGKNIYENIIPIENHSDIVSIYGYIGNSEVSRGSRNNQSIFVNKRYVKDKSITAAVEKAFKSFLTVNKFPFFVLFLELFPEFVDINVHPAKWEIKFSDSRMIFKFVFDTIHQALRESLKDSFKIDIIEDKILEKEEESVQTNKIQIPIDLRPPIYESYIKEEYGNNEKQEDNISFEYGNTLEGGNTAEENIRLNDSSKESKISKLPPFKMIGQFNNTYIIAEAASNLYIIDQHAAHEKILFEKYKSNIEKEEVISQILITPVVMELTNDDYACYVENKDVFKKAGFDIELFGNNTINVREVPVILGKPDIKNLFIDIIDNLKNMGSGDTVEVKYLSIATLACRAAIKAKRNLSQVEMEHLLHELGFLEDPFTCPHGRPTIVKFTLNDLEKKFKRIQ; this comes from the coding sequence ATGAAGAGAATAAATCTTTTGGATATGGATACTTCTAATAAAATTGCTGCAGGAGAGGTAGTTGAAGGACCTTCTTCTGTGGTAAAGGAGCTTCTGGAAAACAGTATAGATTCAGGAGCTAAAAATATTACTATAGAAATAGAAGATGGGGGACAAAAATCTATAAGGATAATAGATGATGGTGTGGGAATACACCCGGAGGATGTAGAAAAGGCCTTTATGCCTCATGCTACCAGCAAAATAAGTACTTTAGAGGATTTAAACAAGATATACACCATGGGATTCAGAGGGGAAGCTTTATCTAGCATAGCTGCTGTATCTCATGTAATCCTTAGAAGTAAGGTAAAAGATGAGTTTAACTATGGAAGGGAAATTTCCATAAGTGGAGGGGTCTTAAATTACATACAGGATACAGGATGCAATATAGGAACTACGGTTTTAGTAAAAGACCTTTTTTTCAATGTACCTGCAAGAAAAAAATTTTTAAAGTCTTCAGGAAGGGAAGGAGCTCTTATTTCTGATATAATAAACAGGCTTTCTTTAGCTAACCCTAATATAGTATTTAAGTTTTTCAGAGATGGAAAAAAATCTTTAGTTACCTATGGAAGTGGAGAGCTAATGGATGTTATAAGATGCATATACGGCAAAAATATATATGAAAATATAATACCTATAGAGAATCACAGCGATATAGTTTCAATTTATGGATATATAGGCAATTCAGAAGTAAGCAGGGGAAGCAGAAATAATCAAAGTATATTTGTAAATAAAAGATACGTCAAGGATAAATCTATAACTGCAGCAGTAGAAAAAGCTTTTAAATCATTTTTAACTGTAAATAAGTTTCCTTTTTTTGTGCTGTTTCTAGAGCTATTTCCTGAATTTGTAGATATAAATGTTCATCCTGCAAAGTGGGAAATAAAGTTTAGTGATTCAAGAATGATATTTAAATTTGTATTTGATACAATTCATCAGGCTCTTAGAGAAAGCTTGAAAGATTCTTTTAAAATAGATATAATAGAAGATAAAATTCTAGAGAAAGAAGAAGAATCTGTACAGACAAATAAGATTCAAATTCCTATTGATTTAAGGCCTCCAATTTATGAAAGTTATATAAAAGAGGAATATGGTAATAATGAGAAACAGGAAGATAATATTTCTTTTGAATATGGAAATACTTTAGAGGGAGGTAACACTGCAGAAGAAAATATAAGGTTAAATGATTCTTCAAAAGAGAGTAAGATTTCCAAGCTCCCTCCCTTTAAAATGATTGGTCAGTTTAACAATACATATATAATAGCAGAGGCAGCTTCTAATCTATATATTATAGATCAGCATGCAGCCCATGAAAAAATTCTCTTTGAAAAATATAAGAGCAATATAGAAAAGGAAGAAGTAATAAGTCAGATATTGATTACCCCTGTAGTTATGGAACTTACTAATGACGATTATGCATGCTACGTGGAAAATAAAGATGTATTTAAAAAGGCAGGATTTGATATAGAATTATTTGGAAATAATACTATAAATGTGAGAGAAGTACCTGTAATACTGGGAAAACCAGATATTAAAAATTTGTTTATAGACATTATAGATAACTTAAAAAATATGGGTTCTGGAGATACTGTCGAGGTAAAGTATCTTTCCATAGCTACTCTTGCTTGCAGGGCTGCCATAAAGGCAAAACGCAATCTGTCACAAGTGGAGATGGAGCATCTGCTTCATGAATTAGGATTTTTAGAAGACCCTTTTACCTGTCCTCATGGAAGGCCTACCATAGTGAAATTTACATTAAATGACTTAGAGAAAAAATTTAAGAGGATACAGTAG
- the miaA gene encoding tRNA (adenosine(37)-N6)-dimethylallyltransferase MiaA, whose protein sequence is MKKLFILAGPTAVGKTDISIEVAKKIDGEIISADSMQIYKYMNIGSAKIAKGEMQEIPHYLIDIIDPKENFNVSRYKNLAEKTIEDIYSRNKFPMLVGGTGLYINSLICNYGFTDAKVDVNYRNYLENLAKVQGREYVHSLLKDIDAVSYERLYPNDLKRVVRALEVHKLTGKTIGEFNSKDSLYDIPYKIYYFVLNMDRVKLYERINKRVDLMIEKGLIDEVKNLKSMGYTKDMQSMKGIGYKELIRYLEGDISLDEAVYLIKKGSRNYAKRQLTWFRKDERVIWVNKDEFTSNKEIVNYIINTLVTC, encoded by the coding sequence ATGAAGAAACTTTTTATACTGGCAGGGCCTACTGCAGTGGGAAAAACAGATATTTCAATAGAAGTGGCAAAAAAAATAGATGGAGAAATAATATCTGCAGATTCCATGCAGATATACAAGTATATGAATATAGGTTCTGCCAAAATTGCAAAAGGTGAAATGCAGGAAATTCCCCATTATTTAATAGATATTATTGATCCAAAAGAGAATTTTAATGTATCAAGGTATAAGAATTTGGCTGAAAAAACCATAGAAGATATATATAGTAGAAATAAATTTCCCATGTTAGTAGGGGGAACAGGGCTTTATATAAACTCTCTTATTTGCAATTATGGTTTTACAGATGCAAAAGTGGATGTAAATTATAGAAATTATCTGGAGAATTTAGCAAAAGTGCAGGGAAGGGAATATGTTCACTCTCTTTTAAAGGACATAGATGCTGTTTCCTATGAAAGGTTGTATCCAAATGATTTAAAAAGGGTTGTAAGAGCACTTGAAGTACATAAACTTACAGGAAAGACTATAGGTGAGTTTAATAGTAAAGATAGTTTATATGATATACCTTATAAAATATATTACTTTGTGCTTAATATGGATAGAGTTAAATTGTATGAGAGAATAAACAAAAGAGTGGATTTAATGATAGAAAAGGGCCTTATAGATGAAGTTAAAAATTTAAAATCCATGGGATATACTAAAGATATGCAATCTATGAAAGGCATAGGATATAAAGAATTAATCAGGTATTTAGAAGGGGACATATCCTTAGATGAAGCTGTATACCTAATTAAGAAGGGAAGCAGAAATTATGCAAAAAGGCAGTTAACCTGGTTTAGAAAAGATGAGAGAGTTATTTGGGTAAATAAAGATGAATTTACCTCAAATAAAGAAATAGTGAATTACATAATTAATACATTAGTAACTTGTTAA
- the hfq gene encoding RNA chaperone Hfq: protein MSKPANNLQDIFLNGARKNRIPVIVYLTNGFQIRGIVKGFDNFTVILECDGKQMMVYKHALSTITPSKAILFNTPAATDDRS, encoded by the coding sequence ATGAGTAAACCAGCAAATAATTTACAGGACATATTCTTAAATGGTGCTAGAAAAAACAGGATCCCGGTTATTGTATACTTAACTAATGGTTTTCAGATTAGAGGAATTGTAAAAGGTTTTGATAATTTTACGGTTATATTAGAGTGTGATGGAAAACAAATGATGGTATATAAACATGCACTTTCTACTATTACACCATCAAAGGCAATTCTGTTTAATACTCCTGCAGCAACAGATGACAGGTCATAA
- a CDS encoding aminotransferase class I/II-fold pyridoxal phosphate-dependent enzyme, whose amino-acid sequence MLNITKEKLKNIYKIKDKVISLYEKSLEDVKDEFIYYDEVREYNQLKVLNALQEEGISESHFTNSSGYGYGDIGRDSLDRVYARVFNSESALVRPHFVNGTHALCCALFGNLRPGDTMLSVCGTPYDTLHNLIGTCSDKKVGSLKEYGINYHQIDLTLDNKIDFKSIEKYLIKNDKVKIVHIQRSTGYGWRKSFSISEIKEIIDFVKKIHQELICFVDNCYGEFIDIMEPTDIGADLVAGSLIKNIGGGIAPTGGYIAGKEEYVTQASYRLTVPGIGGECGSTFGVMRSLYQGLFLAPHISIEAVKGAVFCARIMELAEFEVLPKYNDKRSDIIQCIKFNDKIKLIHFCRAIQKASPVDSSAQCEPWDMPGYSDQVIMAAGAFIQGSSIELSADAPIREPYIAYLQGGLTFDHAKIGILMALSSII is encoded by the coding sequence TTGTTAAATATAACAAAAGAAAAACTTAAAAATATATACAAAATAAAGGATAAAGTAATTTCTCTATATGAGAAGTCATTAGAAGATGTTAAAGATGAGTTCATATATTATGATGAAGTAAGGGAATATAATCAATTAAAAGTTTTGAATGCTCTTCAGGAAGAGGGGATAAGTGAATCTCATTTTACCAATTCTTCTGGCTATGGTTATGGGGATATAGGAAGGGACTCTTTAGATAGAGTATATGCCAGAGTATTTAATTCAGAAAGTGCACTTGTAAGACCTCATTTTGTAAATGGAACTCATGCACTATGCTGTGCTCTCTTTGGCAATTTACGTCCGGGAGATACCATGTTATCTGTTTGCGGAACTCCCTACGATACGCTGCATAATTTAATAGGTACATGCAGTGACAAAAAAGTAGGTTCACTTAAGGAATATGGTATAAATTATCATCAGATAGATTTAACTCTGGATAATAAAATAGATTTTAAAAGTATAGAGAAATATCTAATAAAAAATGATAAAGTAAAAATAGTACATATACAGAGATCAACAGGTTATGGCTGGAGAAAATCATTTTCCATATCAGAAATAAAGGAGATAATAGATTTTGTGAAAAAAATTCATCAGGAGTTAATATGCTTTGTGGATAATTGTTATGGAGAATTTATAGATATAATGGAACCTACAGATATAGGAGCGGATTTAGTGGCAGGATCCCTTATAAAGAATATAGGAGGAGGAATAGCACCTACCGGAGGATATATAGCGGGAAAGGAAGAGTATGTAACACAGGCTTCCTATAGGCTCACAGTACCAGGTATAGGAGGAGAATGTGGTTCAACTTTTGGAGTAATGAGATCCTTATATCAAGGATTGTTTCTAGCACCGCATATTTCTATAGAAGCAGTAAAAGGTGCCGTTTTTTGTGCTAGAATTATGGAACTTGCAGAATTTGAAGTTCTACCTAAATACAATGATAAAAGAAGTGACATAATACAGTGTATTAAATTTAATGATAAGATAAAATTAATACACTTTTGTAGGGCCATTCAGAAAGCATCTCCTGTAGATTCTTCTGCACAATGTGAACCCTGGGATATGCCGGGATATTCAGATCAGGTTATAATGGCTGCAGGAGCATTTATACAGGGTTCTTCCATTGAGTTATCTGCAGATGCTCCTATACGAGAACCCTATATAGCTTATTTGCAGGGGGGGCTTACTTTTGATCATGCTAAAATAGGAATACTTATGGCTTTATCCAGTATAATCTGA
- the lexA gene encoding transcriptional repressor LexA, whose protein sequence is MTERSNNRQSQIYNFIKSQIKQKGYPPSVREICTAVGLKSTSTVHSYLEKLERRGFIKRDATKSRTIEVIEKSQKKEMIEVPIIGTITAGMPIIAVENIEDYFPLPMDYIKNKREIFMLRVKGESMVDAGILDGDLSLIEKVHSAENGDIVVALIENEATLKRFFKEKNHIRLQPENKNMPPIIVDDCKIIGRLIGIYRQYE, encoded by the coding sequence ATGACAGAACGCAGTAATAACAGACAATCTCAAATATATAACTTTATAAAATCACAAATTAAACAAAAAGGTTATCCTCCTTCTGTTAGAGAGATATGTACTGCTGTGGGATTAAAATCTACTTCTACCGTCCACAGTTATCTTGAAAAACTAGAAAGACGAGGTTTTATAAAAAGAGATGCCACTAAATCCAGAACTATAGAAGTTATTGAAAAATCTCAGAAAAAAGAAATGATAGAAGTGCCTATAATAGGTACCATAACCGCCGGTATGCCTATTATAGCAGTAGAAAATATAGAGGATTATTTCCCACTTCCCATGGATTATATAAAAAACAAAAGAGAAATATTTATGTTGAGGGTAAAGGGAGAAAGTATGGTGGATGCAGGTATATTAGACGGAGATTTATCCCTAATAGAAAAAGTGCACTCTGCAGAAAACGGGGACATAGTAGTAGCTCTCATTGAAAATGAAGCCACATTAAAAAGATTTTTTAAAGAGAAAAATCATATAAGATTACAACCTGAAAATAAAAATATGCCCCCCATTATAGTAGATGATTGTAAAATAATTGGAAGATTAATAGGCATTTATAGACAATATGAGTAA
- a CDS encoding serine/threonine protein kinase, protein MQEVEKIEKFISIIDKKLRPNIVIRSINSEKPVVVKHIPDSWNLLGCGNYAAVFTHKAFDDYVVKIYAKGRPGLKEEVEVYKTIGNHPSYSYLSYHTSEYLILTRIKGVTLYDCLRLGIKISSKIIKDIDEALKYARKRGLYPHDVHVKNIMMVENRGVVVDISDFKHTEYCSLWDDFKKVYYKYYVPIFYKFTIPIPKFILDLIRKSYRTYKKFNG, encoded by the coding sequence ATGCAAGAAGTTGAAAAAATTGAAAAATTTATATCTATAATCGATAAAAAGCTTAGGCCTAATATAGTTATTCGAAGTATAAATTCAGAAAAGCCAGTAGTAGTAAAACACATACCAGATTCTTGGAATTTATTAGGCTGTGGTAATTATGCTGCAGTATTTACTCATAAGGCTTTTGATGATTATGTAGTGAAAATATATGCTAAGGGAAGACCAGGATTAAAAGAAGAAGTAGAAGTATATAAAACTATTGGGAATCATCCATCTTATTCATACTTAAGTTATCATACGAGTGAATACCTAATACTTACGAGGATTAAAGGTGTTACATTATATGACTGCCTTAGACTTGGAATAAAAATTTCTTCGAAAATAATAAAAGATATTGATGAAGCTCTTAAATATGCAAGAAAAAGAGGTCTTTACCCACACGATGTACATGTAAAAAATATAATGATGGTAGAAAATAGAGGGGTTGTAGTTGATATTTCCGATTTTAAGCATACGGAATATTGTTCTTTATGGGATGATTTTAAAAAAGTTTATTACAAATATTATGTACCTATTTTTTATAAATTCACAATACCTATTCCAAAATTTATACTTGATTTAATAAGAAAAAGTTACAGAACCTATAAAAAATTTAATGGTTAA